One segment of Pandoraea pnomenusa DNA contains the following:
- the pilM gene encoding type IV pilus biogenesis protein PilM, whose amino-acid sequence MIKAVLQGVCRMGKSLAASLPRRTGGGCGVHFDADGVHFVRLTRIPGPARLQVDAHGAAMLEDGMLRGAALAKPEAVARRLGELLERLGMTAQAMCDDVVVTALPTHGLRTQVVDCPDGLPPRAFQAWCERRAALLLPGDGDPDLRSRVGVTWAEPGSHRLRLYACDAELADDRVAVLEMAGLRVHAIDAAHEAGRRAFRWARPPDEDATASGRRDVPVALLQVDSQALDFSAFDGQVCVAHAQERFDGAGGSADALAGIARRVWAKLPVAPGMMYLATSGASPAALVAICDALAAACGVPVRPFDPLRRFGGAATGDPRRPTFAQRTALAVPCGLALRAMAMQGVPCD is encoded by the coding sequence ATGATCAAAGCGGTCCTGCAGGGGGTTTGCCGGATGGGAAAGTCCCTGGCGGCGTCGCTGCCACGCCGTACGGGCGGCGGTTGCGGTGTCCACTTTGACGCGGACGGTGTGCATTTCGTTCGCCTGACCCGCATACCGGGCCCGGCCCGGTTGCAAGTGGACGCCCACGGGGCAGCCATGCTCGAGGACGGCATGTTGCGCGGGGCGGCGCTCGCCAAGCCGGAAGCGGTGGCGCGCCGTCTCGGGGAGCTGCTGGAACGCCTCGGGATGACGGCGCAGGCGATGTGCGACGACGTTGTTGTCACGGCGTTGCCTACCCATGGACTCAGAACGCAGGTCGTCGACTGTCCGGACGGATTGCCGCCACGCGCCTTTCAAGCCTGGTGCGAGCGCAGGGCGGCACTGCTGCTTCCGGGGGACGGCGATCCGGACCTGCGTAGCCGCGTTGGCGTCACGTGGGCGGAGCCGGGCAGTCATCGACTTCGCCTGTATGCCTGCGACGCCGAGCTGGCCGATGACCGCGTCGCTGTCCTGGAAATGGCCGGATTGCGGGTCCACGCGATCGACGCCGCGCATGAAGCGGGTCGTCGGGCGTTCCGATGGGCGAGGCCGCCCGACGAGGACGCCACGGCATCAGGTCGCCGCGATGTTCCTGTTGCGTTGTTGCAGGTCGATTCGCAGGCACTCGATTTTTCCGCCTTCGACGGGCAGGTCTGCGTCGCACATGCGCAGGAACGATTCGACGGCGCGGGCGGATCTGCCGATGCGCTGGCCGGGATCGCCAGGCGCGTTTGGGCAAAACTTCCAGTCGCGCCCGGCATGATGTACCTGGCGACAAGCGGCGCCAGCCCGGCGGCGCTCGTGGCGATCTGCGATGCGCTTGCCGCGGCGTGCGGCGTGCCGGTGCGTCCTTTCGACCCGCTTCGACGATTCGGCGGCGCGGCGACAGGCGACCCCAGGCGGCCGACGTTCGCTCAACGCACCGCGCTCGCTGTGCCCTGTGGTCTGGCACTGCGTGCCATGGCGATGCAGGGGGTGCCATGCGATTGA
- the pilQ gene encoding type IV pilus secretin PilQ has protein sequence MHGDSSPPDDVRDIFHETRDRWRARWHAWMSVPPAEWPRAVRWGLAGAAWAIGLALAWSVWWLVGLPARATLQKDLAVAQQTLDRANEAARRLPILMQTLRDAQAQAAAWRRLLPAAGAGLTSSGAASHGEDDVPAPSDDPPSGWRADLERLLARYGLTLTSARPGPSASKGEIELERAEMRVQGEVAHLLRWLAEIDQMPRHLAVERFSLEGAGMGASSEAPSTLAITVAAYRWRRPAELAPRSGEQALPALPEPPPPWQMPHDTVDVFRTPLTRHAAQDAVTMAASGPVAPAAIPVGAMRAGSRRVVLRQTSAARLTATWSDVSPPHGKGARVEGGGVTQREDAADVDVTLHGVPATDALRAFARLTGRSIVIGEHIAGRIDMEVRGVTAETAFDVMVRSAGLGVQSVNGVDWIAPRADLLADEQTRLEAASKREALLPLASRRFVLNYPRALALREIILGEKDSKGQRLLSPRGSLIADPRTNQLFVTDLPEKLEALASFIARIDVPVRQVLIEARIVEADDRFSESLGVRLAARDGGADGNARGKAARSGDASGTSRDADGGQGRRGDTGADDRFRGSGVDIGLPAAALAGVVPPSLAITLFGRSATRFLQLELSALETSGRGRVVSRPRIVTADKIQAVIEQGTELPYQTRGGRRSAASIQFRKATLRLEVTPLITPDGQVILDVDVRKDSVGQQVAEGFAVDTRHVKTQVQVENGGTVAIGGIYQEERRDRRASVPWLGDVPLLGALFRNRSNEDRRTELLVFLTPSVVPRGVPDEARAAPTLEPAPNRAAAGAAPGPATTPSSPSRDDLPAGHRRLTGALFEATRSARPTHIPVLSGVGTQISAIYAGKRNTCRTDGGGQDHGWARSGTTSGTAVL, from the coding sequence ATGCACGGTGATTCGAGTCCGCCCGACGATGTGCGGGACATCTTCCATGAGACGAGGGATCGATGGCGCGCGCGTTGGCACGCCTGGATGTCGGTGCCGCCGGCCGAGTGGCCGCGCGCGGTGCGCTGGGGACTCGCCGGGGCCGCGTGGGCAATCGGGTTGGCGCTCGCGTGGTCGGTCTGGTGGCTGGTCGGACTGCCGGCCCGCGCGACGTTGCAGAAGGACCTGGCCGTCGCGCAACAGACGCTCGATCGGGCCAATGAGGCGGCGCGTCGCTTGCCGATATTGATGCAGACGCTACGCGATGCACAGGCGCAAGCTGCGGCATGGCGGCGTTTGCTGCCGGCGGCGGGCGCCGGGCTGACATCCAGCGGGGCGGCGTCACACGGCGAAGATGATGTGCCCGCGCCGAGCGACGATCCACCGTCGGGATGGCGCGCCGATCTCGAGAGACTTCTCGCGCGGTACGGGTTGACGTTGACCTCGGCCAGACCGGGCCCCTCCGCGTCGAAGGGCGAGATCGAGCTGGAGCGAGCCGAAATGCGCGTTCAGGGCGAGGTGGCGCATTTACTCCGCTGGCTGGCCGAGATTGACCAGATGCCACGCCACCTTGCCGTCGAGCGGTTCTCGTTGGAGGGCGCGGGTATGGGGGCGTCGAGCGAGGCGCCGTCGACGTTGGCGATCACGGTAGCCGCCTACCGCTGGCGCCGGCCTGCCGAGCTTGCTCCCCGATCCGGCGAGCAGGCATTGCCCGCACTTCCCGAACCGCCGCCGCCATGGCAGATGCCGCATGACACGGTTGACGTCTTTCGCACCCCGCTCACCCGCCACGCCGCGCAGGACGCGGTCACGATGGCGGCGTCCGGGCCGGTGGCCCCGGCCGCAATCCCTGTAGGCGCGATGCGAGCGGGATCGCGACGCGTGGTGTTGCGGCAAACGTCCGCGGCGCGACTCACGGCGACGTGGAGTGACGTATCCCCACCGCACGGCAAAGGCGCACGCGTGGAAGGAGGAGGTGTTACGCAGCGAGAAGACGCGGCAGATGTCGACGTGACGCTCCACGGCGTGCCGGCGACCGACGCATTGCGGGCATTCGCACGTCTGACGGGGCGCAGCATCGTGATCGGAGAGCACATTGCAGGTCGTATCGACATGGAAGTGCGGGGGGTGACCGCGGAGACGGCATTCGACGTGATGGTCCGCAGCGCCGGACTGGGCGTGCAATCGGTGAACGGCGTGGACTGGATCGCGCCGCGTGCCGATCTGCTGGCCGACGAACAGACGCGACTGGAAGCGGCGTCCAAGCGCGAGGCCCTGCTCCCCCTGGCGAGCCGCCGCTTCGTTCTGAACTATCCGAGAGCGCTGGCGCTTCGCGAAATCATCCTGGGAGAGAAAGACAGCAAGGGGCAACGTCTGCTGTCGCCGCGAGGCAGCCTGATCGCCGACCCTCGGACCAATCAGTTGTTCGTGACCGACCTGCCGGAGAAACTCGAAGCGCTGGCGTCGTTCATCGCGCGAATCGATGTGCCGGTCAGGCAAGTGCTGATCGAGGCGCGAATCGTCGAGGCCGACGATCGGTTCAGCGAATCGCTCGGTGTCCGGCTGGCCGCACGCGACGGCGGCGCTGACGGCAACGCTCGCGGCAAGGCGGCGAGATCGGGCGACGCATCGGGAACTTCGCGCGATGCCGACGGCGGCCAGGGGCGCCGCGGCGACACTGGCGCGGACGACCGCTTCCGGGGCAGCGGCGTCGACATCGGGCTACCCGCGGCGGCACTGGCGGGGGTCGTGCCGCCAAGCCTGGCGATAACACTGTTTGGCCGGTCTGCGACCCGCTTTCTGCAACTGGAGCTCTCGGCGCTGGAAACGTCCGGGCGCGGACGCGTTGTGTCACGCCCGAGAATCGTGACTGCCGACAAGATTCAGGCGGTCATCGAGCAAGGCACGGAATTGCCCTATCAAACCCGCGGCGGCCGGCGAAGCGCCGCGTCGATCCAGTTCCGCAAAGCGACGCTGCGTCTGGAGGTCACGCCCCTGATTACGCCGGACGGTCAGGTAATTCTGGATGTCGACGTGCGCAAGGATAGTGTGGGTCAGCAGGTTGCCGAGGGATTTGCCGTGGATACCCGGCACGTCAAGACCCAGGTGCAGGTCGAGAATGGGGGAACCGTCGCGATTGGCGGCATCTATCAGGAGGAGCGCCGGGACCGCCGGGCCAGCGTGCCATGGTTGGGCGACGTGCCGCTGCTGGGGGCCTTGTTCCGCAATCGATCCAACGAAGACCGGCGCACGGAATTGCTGGTGTTTCTTACGCCAAGCGTGGTGCCGCGCGGTGTGCCGGACGAGGCCCGGGCCGCGCCAACGCTGGAGCCGGCGCCAAACCGAGCGGCGGCGGGAGCCGCACCTGGGCCGGCGACAACGCCATCGTCCCCGTCGCGGGATGACCTGCCGGCAGGGCACCGTCGCCTCACTGGTGCGCTCTTCGAGGCGACGCGTTCCGCACGCCCGACGCATATCCCGGTATTATCGGGGGTTGGAACCCAAATATCAGCGATTTATGCTGGAAAACGTAATACTTGTCGGACTGATGGGGGCGGGCAAGACCACGGTTGGGCGCGCAGTGGCACGACGTCTGGGACGGCAGTTCTATGA
- the aroB gene encoding 3-dehydroquinate synthase, producing the protein MITLKLDLGERGYPIHIGTDLLSQEALFAPHVRGTHAVIVTNTTVAPLYAERVAQTLQRLGKRVVTAVLPDGEKHKNWQTLNLIFDELLGAQADRKATLIALGGGVVGDMTGFAAACYMRGVPFVQVPTTLLSQVDSSVGGKTGINHPLGKNMIGAFWQPSAVLADIGTLSTLPDRELAAGMAEVIKHGAIADEKYFDWIEANIDALNTRDTDALIHAVQRSCEIKARVVASDEREQGLRATLNFGHTFGHAIEAGLGYGEWLHGEAVGCGMVMGADLSARLGFIDEALVARIKALVAAARLPVTGPNLGEDRYIELMRVDKKAEGGDIRFVLLNRLGQAFMTTAPEADLRATLRANV; encoded by the coding sequence ATGATTACCCTCAAACTGGATCTGGGCGAGCGCGGTTACCCCATTCACATTGGCACCGACCTGCTTTCGCAAGAGGCGCTGTTCGCGCCGCACGTGCGTGGCACGCACGCCGTGATCGTCACGAATACGACCGTGGCGCCGCTCTACGCCGAGCGCGTCGCGCAGACCTTGCAACGTCTCGGCAAGCGTGTGGTCACGGCGGTCCTGCCCGATGGCGAAAAGCACAAGAACTGGCAAACACTCAACCTGATCTTTGACGAACTCCTCGGTGCCCAAGCGGATCGCAAGGCTACGCTGATCGCCCTGGGCGGCGGCGTCGTGGGCGACATGACAGGGTTTGCCGCCGCTTGCTATATGCGTGGGGTGCCATTCGTTCAGGTGCCGACGACATTGCTGTCGCAGGTCGACTCGTCGGTCGGCGGCAAGACCGGCATCAATCATCCGCTGGGCAAGAACATGATCGGCGCCTTCTGGCAGCCCAGCGCCGTGCTGGCGGACATCGGCACGCTCTCCACGCTGCCGGATCGCGAACTCGCCGCCGGCATGGCGGAAGTGATCAAACACGGCGCGATTGCCGACGAAAAGTACTTCGACTGGATCGAAGCGAACATTGACGCACTGAATACCCGCGACACCGACGCACTCATCCACGCGGTGCAACGTTCCTGCGAGATCAAGGCTCGGGTGGTGGCGAGCGACGAGCGTGAGCAAGGACTGCGCGCCACGCTGAACTTCGGCCATACGTTCGGTCACGCCATCGAAGCCGGCCTGGGCTATGGCGAGTGGTTGCATGGCGAAGCCGTGGGCTGCGGTATGGTCATGGGTGCCGACCTGTCGGCCCGGTTGGGTTTCATCGACGAAGCGCTCGTGGCTCGCATCAAGGCGCTGGTGGCGGCGGCCAGGTTGCCGGTCACCGGCCCGAACCTCGGGGAAGACCGCTATATCGAGCTGATGCGCGTCGACAAGAAGGCCGAAGGTGGCGATATTCGATTCGTATTGCTCAACCGGCTGGGGCAGGCGTTCATGACGACGGCGCCCGAGGCCGACCTGCGCGCGACGCTGCGCGCCAACGTCTGA
- a CDS encoding deoxyguanosinetriphosphate triphosphohydrolase — translation MIDYEASLASYAARSNASRGRRFAEPAPATRTEFQRDRDRIIHSTAFRRLEYKTQVFVNHEGDLFRTRLTHSLEVAQIGRSIARNLRVNEDLVEAIALAHDLGHTPFGHAGQDALNGCMHEFGGFEHNLQSLIVVDELEEHYGGFNGLNLSFETREGILKHCSRANARQLGELGERFLKGRQPGIEAQIANLADEIAYNNHDIDDGVRSGLISLEQLDDVPLWARYCSESRQAWPEISGRRLVHETTRRIINALIVDLISTTRQRVADASPFSMDDVRGAGPLVAFSDTMREQAGQLKRFLFDNLYRHYLVMRMAAKAQRIVQELFDAFLNDPRLLPPAYRTEAPDEQPRWIAHYIAGMTDRYAIKEYRRLFAIEPTL, via the coding sequence ATGATCGATTACGAAGCGTCGCTTGCCTCATATGCGGCGCGCTCGAACGCGTCGCGTGGACGACGTTTTGCAGAGCCGGCGCCGGCTACGCGCACCGAATTCCAGCGGGATCGGGATCGCATCATCCATTCGACCGCGTTCCGGCGTCTCGAATACAAGACGCAGGTATTCGTGAATCACGAAGGCGATCTGTTTCGCACGCGTCTCACGCACAGTCTCGAAGTCGCCCAGATCGGCCGATCGATCGCAAGAAACCTGCGCGTCAACGAAGATCTCGTCGAGGCGATCGCGCTGGCCCACGATCTCGGTCATACCCCGTTCGGTCACGCCGGGCAGGATGCGCTCAACGGATGCATGCACGAATTCGGCGGGTTCGAGCACAATCTGCAGAGCCTGATCGTTGTCGATGAACTCGAGGAGCATTACGGCGGCTTCAATGGACTGAATCTGAGCTTCGAGACACGCGAGGGCATTCTGAAGCACTGTTCGCGTGCGAATGCCCGACAGCTCGGTGAGCTTGGCGAGCGCTTCCTCAAGGGGCGCCAGCCAGGCATCGAAGCGCAGATCGCGAATCTTGCGGACGAGATCGCCTACAACAACCACGATATCGACGATGGCGTACGCTCGGGCCTCATTTCGCTCGAGCAACTCGATGACGTCCCGCTCTGGGCCCGGTACTGCTCGGAGTCGCGGCAAGCGTGGCCGGAAATTTCGGGCCGTCGCCTGGTGCACGAGACGACGCGCCGGATCATCAACGCACTGATCGTCGATTTGATCTCCACCACGCGCCAGCGCGTTGCCGACGCCTCGCCTTTTTCCATGGACGACGTGCGAGGCGCCGGGCCGTTGGTTGCGTTCAGCGATACCATGCGCGAGCAAGCGGGGCAGCTCAAACGGTTCCTGTTCGACAATCTGTACCGGCACTATCTCGTCATGCGCATGGCGGCGAAGGCGCAGCGCATCGTGCAGGAACTGTTCGATGCTTTTCTTAACGATCCGCGCCTGTTGCCGCCAGCGTACCGCACGGAAGCGCCTGACGAGCAGCCGCGCTGGATCGCGCATTACATCGCGGGCATGACGGACCGTTACGCGATCAAGGAATATCGCCGGCTTTTCGCCATCGAGCCGACGCTTTGA
- a CDS encoding DUF883 family protein encodes MGIASKAEAALNSGLEDARFAGRRTARAARLATGDVSSRVRDLLDDLDHALSNAKSASDVEALRAEIGDKLRQARSEFGDARANLRLRANEVWEEADGYVHERPWQTLGAVAAVALVLGFIAGRS; translated from the coding sequence ATGGGAATTGCCTCGAAAGCGGAAGCAGCACTGAATAGCGGACTGGAAGATGCGCGATTTGCCGGACGCCGCACGGCCCGCGCGGCGCGTCTGGCCACCGGCGATGTTTCCTCGCGAGTGCGCGATCTGCTCGATGATCTCGACCACGCCTTATCCAATGCCAAGTCGGCGTCGGACGTTGAAGCACTGCGGGCTGAAATTGGCGACAAGCTGCGTCAGGCACGCAGCGAATTCGGCGATGCCCGCGCCAACTTGCGTCTTCGTGCGAACGAAGTCTGGGAGGAGGCCGACGGCTATGTCCATGAGCGACCCTGGCAGACCCTGGGCGCTGTGGCCGCAGTGGCTCTGGTGCTCGGCTTCATTGCGGGACGAAGCTGA
- a CDS encoding OmpW/AlkL family protein, translating into MKLKHLTIAAVAMLTASGAAFAQQAGDNVVNLGWFHLSPQVSSDPLHVTGSNVPGLASLVNSRLGSTGAQVDDADTVGLTFSHFFTDNVAVEAVMGLPPKFRLYGQGALALPGGGSLASAKQWSPALLLKYYFGQANDKWRPFVGIGASYFWYSNIELTPGFQSLASNALTGGPGGNTTAKLTNSWAPVFNAGINYNMDKHWTLAFSVSYIPVSTTAKLTTTRGPIVTTSEAKVKLNPVVTFLSLGYRF; encoded by the coding sequence ATGAAGTTGAAGCATTTGACGATTGCTGCCGTGGCCATGTTGACGGCATCGGGGGCCGCGTTCGCACAGCAAGCCGGCGATAACGTTGTCAACCTTGGCTGGTTCCACCTCTCGCCCCAGGTTTCCAGTGATCCGCTGCACGTCACCGGATCGAACGTGCCGGGTCTGGCCTCACTCGTGAACAGCCGTCTCGGCAGCACGGGCGCTCAGGTCGACGACGCCGATACGGTCGGCCTTACCTTCTCTCACTTCTTCACCGACAATGTGGCCGTTGAAGCCGTGATGGGGCTTCCGCCGAAGTTCCGCCTGTACGGTCAAGGCGCCCTCGCCCTGCCGGGCGGCGGTTCGCTGGCCTCGGCCAAGCAGTGGAGCCCGGCACTGTTGCTGAAATACTATTTCGGCCAGGCCAACGACAAGTGGCGTCCGTTCGTCGGCATCGGTGCGAGCTACTTCTGGTACTCGAACATCGAACTGACGCCGGGTTTCCAGTCGCTCGCGAGCAACGCCCTGACCGGCGGCCCGGGAGGCAACACCACGGCCAAGCTGACGAACTCGTGGGCCCCCGTGTTCAACGCCGGTATCAACTACAACATGGACAAGCACTGGACCCTCGCTTTCTCCGTGTCGTACATCCCGGTGAGCACCACGGCCAAGCTGACCACGACGCGTGGCCCGATCGTGACCACCAGCGAAGCCAAGGTCAAGCTGAACCCGGTGGTGACGTTCCTGTCGCTGGGCTACCGCTTCTAA
- a CDS encoding OmpW/AlkL family protein, with translation MTIRTYRSAACLCALGLGISLASPDASAQQAGDNVVNLGWFHIAPQDSSKPMTTGVTQEGITPGLVPSSFTSPGSGAKVSNADTLGLVVTHFFTDNIALQTVAGIPAKFKLTGQGVIAPPGLAGALTSIDLGAPQNNPIVQSVRQWSPALVLQYYFGQANSAWRPFLGIGVSYTFFTNVNLNPSFEAALNQNFGSVLAFTSGHNGPTSVEAKSSASWQPVFNAGFSYAFDKHWVASASVSYVPLKTTANIKIKAQDGTVLSSSDAEIKLNPIVTFVSLGYKF, from the coding sequence ATGACAATTCGGACCTATCGGTCCGCGGCGTGCCTGTGCGCGCTCGGACTCGGCATTTCCCTGGCGTCCCCCGACGCCAGTGCACAGCAGGCCGGCGACAACGTCGTCAACCTCGGATGGTTCCACATCGCCCCGCAGGACTCCAGCAAACCCATGACGACCGGCGTCACGCAGGAGGGCATCACACCAGGCCTCGTGCCGTCGAGCTTCACCTCGCCCGGCAGCGGCGCCAAGGTCAGCAACGCCGATACGCTCGGGCTCGTGGTCACCCACTTCTTCACCGACAACATCGCCCTGCAGACAGTGGCCGGCATTCCCGCCAAGTTCAAACTCACCGGGCAGGGCGTCATCGCGCCGCCCGGACTGGCCGGCGCGCTCACGAGTATCGACCTGGGCGCACCACAAAACAACCCGATTGTGCAAAGCGTGCGCCAATGGAGCCCGGCGCTGGTATTGCAGTACTACTTCGGACAAGCCAATTCGGCGTGGCGCCCTTTTCTCGGAATCGGCGTGAGTTATACGTTCTTCACAAACGTCAATCTCAATCCCAGTTTTGAAGCGGCGCTGAATCAGAATTTCGGCAGCGTGCTCGCTTTTACTTCCGGTCACAATGGACCGACGAGCGTCGAAGCGAAATCATCGGCGTCGTGGCAACCGGTTTTCAATGCCGGCTTTTCCTATGCCTTCGACAAGCACTGGGTCGCGAGCGCCTCCGTCTCCTACGTGCCGCTCAAGACCACAGCGAACATCAAGATCAAGGCGCAGGATGGTACGGTGCTCTCTTCTTCGGACGCCGAGATCAAACTGAATCCGATTGTGACCTTCGTATCGCTCGGCTACAAGTTCTAA
- a CDS encoding REP-associated tyrosine transposase has product MARLPRLFIPRQPQHVILRGNNRQAIFVDDEDRRVFHDRLRDAARAHGLAIHAWCMMPNHLHLVATPADERSLPATLQAVGRYYVLYFNRRHQRTGTLWEGRYRATVIEAEHYLLLASRYVELNPVRAGLVDAPGNYAWSSYNHHVGVTVDSLVTDHALYWALGNTPFERQRAYAEGFSIPLPAHEVDALRTATQKGWLLGSPEYQARMALAANRRVSPLTRGRPRKAVSSAL; this is encoded by the coding sequence ATGGCCCGATTACCGCGACTATTTATTCCGCGCCAGCCGCAGCACGTCATTCTGCGTGGCAATAACCGGCAGGCGATCTTCGTCGACGACGAGGACCGACGTGTCTTCCATGATCGATTGCGCGATGCCGCGCGTGCGCACGGTTTGGCGATCCATGCGTGGTGCATGATGCCGAACCATCTGCATCTGGTGGCCACGCCAGCCGACGAGCGCAGTCTGCCCGCGACGCTGCAGGCCGTTGGCCGCTACTACGTGCTGTATTTCAACCGTCGGCACCAGCGTACCGGCACGTTGTGGGAAGGCCGGTATCGTGCCACCGTGATCGAAGCCGAGCATTACCTGCTGCTTGCGAGCCGGTATGTCGAACTCAACCCGGTGCGTGCCGGACTGGTCGACGCACCCGGTAACTACGCGTGGTCAAGCTACAACCATCACGTCGGCGTGACCGTCGACAGTCTGGTCACCGACCACGCGCTTTACTGGGCGTTGGGCAACACGCCGTTCGAACGTCAACGCGCTTACGCAGAGGGGTTCTCGATCCCGCTGCCCGCGCACGAGGTCGACGCATTGCGTACAGCCACGCAAAAGGGCTGGTTGCTCGGCAGCCCCGAGTATCAGGCGCGCATGGCACTCGCCGCCAATCGTCGAGTGAGTCCCCTCACACGCGGCCGTCCCCGCAAGGCCGTGTCCTCAGCCCTCTGA